A genomic window from Enoplosus armatus isolate fEnoArm2 chromosome 20, fEnoArm2.hap1, whole genome shotgun sequence includes:
- the fbrs gene encoding autism susceptibility gene 2 protein homolog isoform X1 — MEGQSRSTGFRQSRRSRSQRDRERRRRRVNLAEERATSLSSGSDREGRGTKSVLGPGARECRPGFGRHRPPRRRKRESVSCEEDIIDGFAIASFISLEALEMDCSLKPSQRTDMLGRRNKGKRGPEENGGGPLSEPEEGAPHSYSSSCWNKSRNKRRRIEGHPLETGYICDTESDTVDKASDNDMDPVFTVSTRKAVDPAPANMGTSMGKNCPPLPARCGGVSRLMVTPRVSGLERSQEKNLEQHFPDPGSSSASFSCLPSHPLTASGPVPRPSPINGNGSRHNGSPPLSKPKPFTLPGRSHSIYNRSSTPVKPPSSASSVASSSSSMRPPTPSTSVSLPYIRGPGSSGPLRPPSRASSGALFTSSPGLPPPPPLLQVTAHSTAADQELMRQNLNSHFLNSQEREGRRSAPGAENNAASAGRSTPGGPSASGSAPGSSGRTSQNQPSIPALAFQFHQHNHQHQHTHTHQHFTPFLHPTATAPPLFDKYPGKMDGLYRHPFFPQYPPPSVPSIQPVIPPTGPFSSLQGAFQPKPLVPQGSGPDISARLGVVPHHLQPKDPRLTDPFGTSLKVSNKPGKWCAMHVYVAWMILSHQKKVKLMQADPHKLDFRSDLLARLPGAGGLGPLGPIGGAMPPTHDLTRPPSLFSATGPVNPSSAPFISPSTPHSSFLAPNAHLDPYGRSPPFTPLGALGSGAFGGLGSPTLASSVFGPKDSPAGVVGGLPNPNHHDPWNRLHGGPSGFPAGPNWAKGADKRDERDRGKEGERRDIPHIKDEKDRDNMLYGRQPVRMSPVAPSFKPRSSTPVSHINGHSSALAGSSGPIEDLTRSLNRDRDRERDRDGDKRPLPTVSSRGLSLGSSSLVADRERPRSSSSSVLTTPPPSNRSAPSPLDLYPRPLAPTVHSLHNEPSHSQRDGNLPASSAASASVTSLSQAKKSDRTTTPVSKPPLLLPPVKVKEERKEEPEHIPITLPPPAPNHSFERPNSHPHHHRSGTPSSSSLSLTPTPGVPLMSHTPNHPPPHQHLSLLDRSRAIEAYLGSTAGAAGLVVGPGGERFAHGPGHGHPQGPHSFTWDPWRELAAQQQHQHRREALALRADPHLALRSDPHLARLLQHQRLLEAERVAAVAAAAAAAAPHHPPTSTSSASTSAVRQEFGLMAHHFDRPPHLGHPGGGLIDEEQRAQILREDFERARYFGMHPHLPPGSHHLSPSHAATAAHLEQLHPGLLSHSLPHGASPAAQHHAGLYARLGHLNPHHVPNGILAKTPAGLVGALSVGAPPPLIPSITSRSSTPPRSSRLGGPGELALYSAHKDGESR; from the exons ATGGAGGGCCAGAGCCGAAGCACTGGATTCAGGCAGAGCCGACGGTCCCGTTCACAGCGCGACAGGGAGCggcggaggaggagagtgaaccTGGCCGAGGAGCGGGCCACATCCCTGTCCTCAGGCTCCGATCGGGAGGGTCGTGGGACAAAAAGTGTCCTGGGTCCCGGTGCGAGAGAATGCCGGCCCGGATTTGGGAGACACAGACCTCCACGTCGGAGGAAGAGAGAGTCTGTGTCCTGCGAGGAAGACATCATTGATGGCTTCGCTATTGCGAGCTTTATCAGCTTGGAGGCACTGGAG ATGGACTGCTCTCTGAAGCCCAGTCAGCGCACTGATATGCTGGGAAGGAGGAACAAGGGGAAGAGAGGGCCCGAGGAGAATGGTGGAGGGCCGCTGTCCGAGCCGGAGGAAGGAGCCCCGCACAGCTactccagcagctgttggaaCAAGAGTAGAAATAAGAGGAGAAGGATAGAG gGACATCCTTTGGAGACCGGATACATT tGTGACACAGAGAGTGACACAGTAGACAAG GCATCCGACAATGACATGGACCCAGTCTTCACAGTCAGTACGAGGAAAG CTGTGGACCCTGCCCCCGCAAACATGGGCACATCTATGGGCAAAAACTGCCCGCCTCTACCGGCCCGTTGTGGTGGTGTCTCACGGTTGATGGTGACCCCGAGAGTATCTGGCCTGGAGCGAAGCCAGGAGAAAAACTTGGAGCAGCATTTCCCAGACCCTGGCTCTTCTTCTGCCTCCTTCTCTTGCCTGCCTTCCCATCCGCTCACAGCCTCAGGGCCGGTCCCCCGGCCCAGCCCGATCAACGGCAACGGCAGCCGCCACAACGGCAGCCCCCCACTCTCCAAACCCAAACCCTTCACTTTGCCTGGACGATCTCACTCCATCTACAACAG GAGCAGCACCCCAGTCAAACCTCCCTCATCTGCTTCATCTGTTgcatcttcctcatcttccaTGCGCCCCCCGACTCCTTCTACCAGTGTGTCTCTGCCCTACATTAGGGGTCCAGGATCCTCAGGGCCCCTCCGACCCCCATCTCGAGCCAGCTCTGGGGCCCTGTTCACGTCCTCACCTggcctgcctcctcctccacctctgttACAAGTAACTGCCCactcaacagcagcag ATCAGGAATTAATGCGTCAAAACTTAAACTCCCACTTCTTGAATTCACAAGAGCGCGAGGGCAGGCGCAGCGCCCCAGGGGCTGAAAATAATGCAGCATCTGCGGGCCGCTCCACTCCCGGTGGTCCATCAGCGTCAGGCTCTGCACCGGGTTCATCAGGCCGGACGTCTCAGAACCAGCCGAGCATCCCGGCCCTGGCCTTCCAGTTCCATCAGCACAACCACCAGCaccaacacacgcacacgcaccaACACTTCACGCCCTTCCTGCACCCCACAGCTACCGCACCGCCTCTG TTTGATAAGTATCCTGGCAAAATGGACGGGCTGTACCGACACCCT TTCTTCCCACAATACCCACCGCCCTCAGTGCCGAGTATCCAGCCTGTGATTCCTCCCACTGGGCCTTTCAGCTCCTTGCAAGGAGCATTTCAGCCAAAG cCTCTTGTCCCTCAGGGATCGGGTCCTGATATAAGCGCACGACTTGGGGTTGTGCCTCACCACCTGCAGCCCAAAGACCCCAGG CTAACTGATCCATTTGGGACATCGTTGAAAGTCAGTAAT AAACCAGGAAAATGGTGTGCTATGCATGTATATGTGGCCTGGATGATCCTAAGCCATCAGAAAAAAGTAAAG CTGATGCAGGCTGATCCTCACAAGTTGGACTTCCGTAGTGACCTGTTGGCCCGTCTTCCTGGAGCTGGGGGACTGGGCCCCCTGGGGCCCATAGGAGGAGCCATGCCTCCCACTCATGATCTGACCAGACCCCCCAGTCTGTTCTCAGCCACAG GGCCAGTCAATCCGTCCTCAGctcctttcatctctccatcaACGCCTCACTCCTCTTTCCTGGCACCGAATGCACACTTGG ATCCGTATGGTCGATCCCCACCCTTCACCCCACTGGGAGCCCTTGGTTCTGGTGCCTTTGGAGGACTTGGCAGCCCAACACTGG CGAGCTCTGTGTTTGGCCCTAAAGATTCCCCAGCTGGTGTGGTTGGAGGCCTACCCAACCCCAACCATCATGACCCATGGAACCGTCTACACGGTGGCCCATCTGGGTTCCCTGCTGGCCCTAACTGGGCTAAAGGGGCAGACAAGCGGGACGAGAGGGATCGAGGGAAGGAAGGCGAGAGGAGAGACATTCCCCACATCAAGGATGAAAAGGACAG AGACAATATGCTGTATGGCCGACAACCTGTGAGAATGTCTCCAGTTGCCCCTTCCTTCAAGCCCCGCAGTAGCACCCCAGTCTCCCACATTAATGGCCACAGCAGTGCCCTGGCGGGGAGCAGTGGTCCTATTGAGGACCTGACACGCAGCCTAAATAGAGACAGAGACCGCGAGCGAGACCGAGATGGGGATAAGAGGCCGCTGCCAACAGTGTCTTCACGTGGACTGTCTCTTGGCTCTTCATCTTTAGTAGCAGACAGGGAAAGACCACGGTCTTCCTCATCTTCTGTGCTCACTACTCCCCCACCCTCCAACCGCTCAGCCCCATCTCCTTTGGACCTTTACCCCCGCCCACTGGCCCCGACAGTACACAGCCTCCACAACGAACCCTCACACTCCCAAAGAGACGGCAACCTCCCTGCTTCCTCAGCAGCTTCTGCCTCTGTCACTTCTCTGTCTCAGGCCAAGAAGTCTGACCGGACCACAACACCAGTCTCCAAACCTCCCCTGCTTCTCCCGCCAGTTAAAGTCAAAGAGGAGCGGAAAGAAGAGCCGGAGCATATCCCCATCACCCTGCCTCCCCCTGCACCCAACCACAGCTTTGAACGCCCCAACAGCCATCCACACCACCATAGGTCTGGtaccccttcctcttcctctttatcaCTGACTCCCACCCCTGGTGTTCCCCTCATGTCACACACTCCAAAccaccctcctccccaccaACACCTTTCCCTGCTGGACCGCTCCAGGGCCATTGAAGCGTATCTGGGGAGCACAGCAGGTGCTGCAGGGTTGGTAGTGGGCCCAGGAGGAGAACGTTTCGCCCATGGTCCAGGCCACGGACACCCACAGGGTCCACATAGCTTCACCTGGGACCCCTGGAGGGAGCTGGCGGCtcagcagcaacatcagcatcGTAGGGAGGCTTTGGCACTTCGGGCAGACCCTCACCTAGCCCTGCGATCCGATCCACATCTGGCCCGACTGCTCCAGCATCAGCGCCTtctggaggcagagagggtTGCAGCTGTAGCAGCTGCAGCCGCAGCAGCCGCCCCTCACCACCCTCCTACATCTACctcttctgcctccacctctgctgtcCGCCAGGAGTTTGGCCTAATGGCCCATCATTTTGACCGCCCTCCTCACCTTGGACACCCAGGAGGAGGACTGATCGATGAGGAGCAGCGTGCACAGATCCTGAGGGAAGACTTTGAGCGGGCTCGCTACTTTGGGATGCACCCACACCTCCCTCCTGGCTCTCACCACTTAAGCCCCTCTCATGCTGCTACTGCCGCTCACCTGGAGCAGCTCCACCCTGGCCTTCTGTCCCACTCGCTCCCCCATGGAGCCTCTCCTGCTGCCCAGCACCACGCTGGCCTCTACGCCCGTCTAGGTCACCTAAACCCACACCACGTGCCCAATGGCATCCTGGCAAAGACCCCTGCAGGCTTGGTGGGAGCTCTGTCAGTGGGGGCACCGCCTCCACTCATTCCGTCCATCACCAGCCGGTCGTCCACACCTCCCCGCAGTTCTAGACTTGGAGGGCCAGGTGAGCTGGCACTGTACAGCGCCCACAAAGACGGAGAGTCCAGATAG
- the mrm1 gene encoding rRNA methyltransferase 1, mitochondrial — protein sequence MWILGVAHQHKLLVVVSSRFHKPASISRVGSQFASYHLTATLLCPEDSRGINPVVKRRRRVLNTSGVQHKPVVSDRWQDRERSVQSKRWQNEIPVLQKPNQRTEDDSRVSSELRKLCLEDFPAERERPAKQRSTLDSKAENYEIVFGIAPCLLALSQGRRKARKLFVKDGETSHRASVLKVCEEAHRRGVLVQRVSKKDLDKMSSGRVHQGVCLEASPLSYLSENRDSAPERKDNHTPLWLVLEGIQDPMNLGAILRSAYFLGVDRVASSLRYSCPLSPVVSKASSGVMEVIGVYGYENLEDMLKLKVAQGWQVVGTVGAEAEESQTPVTQCSDFQMTKPTLLLMGGEGGGLTQDLLSLCQTLLTIPAGRELFPGVESLNVSVAAGILLHSLLFSRRSTRRRSP from the coding sequence ATGTGGATACTCGGTGTTGCACATCAGCACAAGTTGCTAGTCGTTGTGTCCAGCAGATTTCACAAGCCTGCGTCAATCTCAAGAGTGGGCTCTCAGTTTGCTTCTTACCATCTCACAGCTACTCTCCTGTGCCCAGAGGACAGTAGAGGCATCAACCCTGTGGTGAAGAGACGACGCAGAGTGTTAAATACCTCTGGTGTCCAACACAAGCCTGTTGTATCTGATAGATGGCAGGATCGTGAGAGGTCAGTTCAGAGTAAAAGGTGGCAAAATGAGATCCCAGTCTTGCAGAAGCCAAATCAGAGGACGGAAGACGACAGCAGGGTGTCCTCTGAACTCAGGAAACTGTGTCTGGAGGATTtccctgcagagagggagaggccgGCAAAACAGAGGTCAACCCTGGACTCCAAAGCAGAGAACTATGAGATTGTTTTTGGCATTGCTCCCTGTCTCTTGGCTCTCAGTCAGGGAAGAAGGAAGGCCCGAAAACTGTTTGTAAAAGATGGTGAAACCTCTCACAGGGCGTCTGTGTTGAAGGTGTGTGAGGAGGCTCATCGGCGAGGAGTACTAGTCCAACGGGTCAGTAAGAAAGATCTGGACAAGATGTCTTCAGGGCGAGTACATCAAGGAGTATGTCTGGAAGCCAGTCCTCTGAGCTATCTCTCTGAAAATAGAGACTCTGCAcctgaaagaaaagacaaccACACCCCTCTCTGGCTCGTCCTGGAGGGAATTCAGGACCCGATGAATCTCGGCGCCATCCTGCGCTCTGCATATTTCCTCGGTGTGGACAGAGTCGCCAGCAGTCTTCGCTACAGCTGTCCATTGTCTCCGGTGGTCAGCAAGGCCAGCTCAGGCGTCATGGAGGTGATCGGAGTGTATGGGTATGAAAACCTTGAAGATATGCTCAAGTTAAAGGTGGCACAGGGCTGGCAGGTGGTCGGCACAGTGGGAGCTGAAGCAGAGGAGTCCCAGACTCCTGTCACCCAGTGTTCAGACTTTCAGATGACTAAACCCACCTTGTTGTTGAtggggggtgaggggggagGATTGACCCAGGACCTGCTCTCTCTGTGCCAAACCCTTCTCACCATCCCAGCTGGCAGAGAGTTATTCCCCGGCGTAGAGTCTCTCAACGTGTCTGTAGCTGCAGGCATTCTGCTGCACTCTCTGCTGTTCTCCAGGAGGTCGACCAGACGACGATCACCCTGA
- the fbrs gene encoding autism susceptibility gene 2 protein homolog isoform X2, with product MEGQSRSTGFRQSRRSRSQRDRERRRRRVNLAEERATSLSSGSDREGRGTKSVLGPGARECRPGFGRHRPPRRRKRESVSCEEDIIDGFAIASFISLEALEMDCSLKPSQRTDMLGRRNKGKRGPEENGGGPLSEPEEGAPHSYSSSCWNKSRNKRRRIEGHPLETGYICDTESDTVDKASDNDMDPVFTVSTRKAVDPAPANMGTSMGKNCPPLPARCGGVSRLMVTPRVSGLERSQEKNLEQHFPDPGSSSASFSCLPSHPLTASGPVPRPSPINGNGSRHNGSPPLSKPKPFTLPGRSHSIYNRSSTPVKPPSSASSVASSSSSMRPPTPSTSVSLPYIRGPGSSGPLRPPSRASSGALFTSSPGLPPPPPLLQVTAHSTAAEREGRRSAPGAENNAASAGRSTPGGPSASGSAPGSSGRTSQNQPSIPALAFQFHQHNHQHQHTHTHQHFTPFLHPTATAPPLFDKYPGKMDGLYRHPFFPQYPPPSVPSIQPVIPPTGPFSSLQGAFQPKPLVPQGSGPDISARLGVVPHHLQPKDPRLTDPFGTSLKVSNKPGKWCAMHVYVAWMILSHQKKVKLMQADPHKLDFRSDLLARLPGAGGLGPLGPIGGAMPPTHDLTRPPSLFSATGPVNPSSAPFISPSTPHSSFLAPNAHLDPYGRSPPFTPLGALGSGAFGGLGSPTLASSVFGPKDSPAGVVGGLPNPNHHDPWNRLHGGPSGFPAGPNWAKGADKRDERDRGKEGERRDIPHIKDEKDRDNMLYGRQPVRMSPVAPSFKPRSSTPVSHINGHSSALAGSSGPIEDLTRSLNRDRDRERDRDGDKRPLPTVSSRGLSLGSSSLVADRERPRSSSSSVLTTPPPSNRSAPSPLDLYPRPLAPTVHSLHNEPSHSQRDGNLPASSAASASVTSLSQAKKSDRTTTPVSKPPLLLPPVKVKEERKEEPEHIPITLPPPAPNHSFERPNSHPHHHRSGTPSSSSLSLTPTPGVPLMSHTPNHPPPHQHLSLLDRSRAIEAYLGSTAGAAGLVVGPGGERFAHGPGHGHPQGPHSFTWDPWRELAAQQQHQHRREALALRADPHLALRSDPHLARLLQHQRLLEAERVAAVAAAAAAAAPHHPPTSTSSASTSAVRQEFGLMAHHFDRPPHLGHPGGGLIDEEQRAQILREDFERARYFGMHPHLPPGSHHLSPSHAATAAHLEQLHPGLLSHSLPHGASPAAQHHAGLYARLGHLNPHHVPNGILAKTPAGLVGALSVGAPPPLIPSITSRSSTPPRSSRLGGPGELALYSAHKDGESR from the exons ATGGAGGGCCAGAGCCGAAGCACTGGATTCAGGCAGAGCCGACGGTCCCGTTCACAGCGCGACAGGGAGCggcggaggaggagagtgaaccTGGCCGAGGAGCGGGCCACATCCCTGTCCTCAGGCTCCGATCGGGAGGGTCGTGGGACAAAAAGTGTCCTGGGTCCCGGTGCGAGAGAATGCCGGCCCGGATTTGGGAGACACAGACCTCCACGTCGGAGGAAGAGAGAGTCTGTGTCCTGCGAGGAAGACATCATTGATGGCTTCGCTATTGCGAGCTTTATCAGCTTGGAGGCACTGGAG ATGGACTGCTCTCTGAAGCCCAGTCAGCGCACTGATATGCTGGGAAGGAGGAACAAGGGGAAGAGAGGGCCCGAGGAGAATGGTGGAGGGCCGCTGTCCGAGCCGGAGGAAGGAGCCCCGCACAGCTactccagcagctgttggaaCAAGAGTAGAAATAAGAGGAGAAGGATAGAG gGACATCCTTTGGAGACCGGATACATT tGTGACACAGAGAGTGACACAGTAGACAAG GCATCCGACAATGACATGGACCCAGTCTTCACAGTCAGTACGAGGAAAG CTGTGGACCCTGCCCCCGCAAACATGGGCACATCTATGGGCAAAAACTGCCCGCCTCTACCGGCCCGTTGTGGTGGTGTCTCACGGTTGATGGTGACCCCGAGAGTATCTGGCCTGGAGCGAAGCCAGGAGAAAAACTTGGAGCAGCATTTCCCAGACCCTGGCTCTTCTTCTGCCTCCTTCTCTTGCCTGCCTTCCCATCCGCTCACAGCCTCAGGGCCGGTCCCCCGGCCCAGCCCGATCAACGGCAACGGCAGCCGCCACAACGGCAGCCCCCCACTCTCCAAACCCAAACCCTTCACTTTGCCTGGACGATCTCACTCCATCTACAACAG GAGCAGCACCCCAGTCAAACCTCCCTCATCTGCTTCATCTGTTgcatcttcctcatcttccaTGCGCCCCCCGACTCCTTCTACCAGTGTGTCTCTGCCCTACATTAGGGGTCCAGGATCCTCAGGGCCCCTCCGACCCCCATCTCGAGCCAGCTCTGGGGCCCTGTTCACGTCCTCACCTggcctgcctcctcctccacctctgttACAAGTAACTGCCCactcaacagcagcag AGCGCGAGGGCAGGCGCAGCGCCCCAGGGGCTGAAAATAATGCAGCATCTGCGGGCCGCTCCACTCCCGGTGGTCCATCAGCGTCAGGCTCTGCACCGGGTTCATCAGGCCGGACGTCTCAGAACCAGCCGAGCATCCCGGCCCTGGCCTTCCAGTTCCATCAGCACAACCACCAGCaccaacacacgcacacgcaccaACACTTCACGCCCTTCCTGCACCCCACAGCTACCGCACCGCCTCTG TTTGATAAGTATCCTGGCAAAATGGACGGGCTGTACCGACACCCT TTCTTCCCACAATACCCACCGCCCTCAGTGCCGAGTATCCAGCCTGTGATTCCTCCCACTGGGCCTTTCAGCTCCTTGCAAGGAGCATTTCAGCCAAAG cCTCTTGTCCCTCAGGGATCGGGTCCTGATATAAGCGCACGACTTGGGGTTGTGCCTCACCACCTGCAGCCCAAAGACCCCAGG CTAACTGATCCATTTGGGACATCGTTGAAAGTCAGTAAT AAACCAGGAAAATGGTGTGCTATGCATGTATATGTGGCCTGGATGATCCTAAGCCATCAGAAAAAAGTAAAG CTGATGCAGGCTGATCCTCACAAGTTGGACTTCCGTAGTGACCTGTTGGCCCGTCTTCCTGGAGCTGGGGGACTGGGCCCCCTGGGGCCCATAGGAGGAGCCATGCCTCCCACTCATGATCTGACCAGACCCCCCAGTCTGTTCTCAGCCACAG GGCCAGTCAATCCGTCCTCAGctcctttcatctctccatcaACGCCTCACTCCTCTTTCCTGGCACCGAATGCACACTTGG ATCCGTATGGTCGATCCCCACCCTTCACCCCACTGGGAGCCCTTGGTTCTGGTGCCTTTGGAGGACTTGGCAGCCCAACACTGG CGAGCTCTGTGTTTGGCCCTAAAGATTCCCCAGCTGGTGTGGTTGGAGGCCTACCCAACCCCAACCATCATGACCCATGGAACCGTCTACACGGTGGCCCATCTGGGTTCCCTGCTGGCCCTAACTGGGCTAAAGGGGCAGACAAGCGGGACGAGAGGGATCGAGGGAAGGAAGGCGAGAGGAGAGACATTCCCCACATCAAGGATGAAAAGGACAG AGACAATATGCTGTATGGCCGACAACCTGTGAGAATGTCTCCAGTTGCCCCTTCCTTCAAGCCCCGCAGTAGCACCCCAGTCTCCCACATTAATGGCCACAGCAGTGCCCTGGCGGGGAGCAGTGGTCCTATTGAGGACCTGACACGCAGCCTAAATAGAGACAGAGACCGCGAGCGAGACCGAGATGGGGATAAGAGGCCGCTGCCAACAGTGTCTTCACGTGGACTGTCTCTTGGCTCTTCATCTTTAGTAGCAGACAGGGAAAGACCACGGTCTTCCTCATCTTCTGTGCTCACTACTCCCCCACCCTCCAACCGCTCAGCCCCATCTCCTTTGGACCTTTACCCCCGCCCACTGGCCCCGACAGTACACAGCCTCCACAACGAACCCTCACACTCCCAAAGAGACGGCAACCTCCCTGCTTCCTCAGCAGCTTCTGCCTCTGTCACTTCTCTGTCTCAGGCCAAGAAGTCTGACCGGACCACAACACCAGTCTCCAAACCTCCCCTGCTTCTCCCGCCAGTTAAAGTCAAAGAGGAGCGGAAAGAAGAGCCGGAGCATATCCCCATCACCCTGCCTCCCCCTGCACCCAACCACAGCTTTGAACGCCCCAACAGCCATCCACACCACCATAGGTCTGGtaccccttcctcttcctctttatcaCTGACTCCCACCCCTGGTGTTCCCCTCATGTCACACACTCCAAAccaccctcctccccaccaACACCTTTCCCTGCTGGACCGCTCCAGGGCCATTGAAGCGTATCTGGGGAGCACAGCAGGTGCTGCAGGGTTGGTAGTGGGCCCAGGAGGAGAACGTTTCGCCCATGGTCCAGGCCACGGACACCCACAGGGTCCACATAGCTTCACCTGGGACCCCTGGAGGGAGCTGGCGGCtcagcagcaacatcagcatcGTAGGGAGGCTTTGGCACTTCGGGCAGACCCTCACCTAGCCCTGCGATCCGATCCACATCTGGCCCGACTGCTCCAGCATCAGCGCCTtctggaggcagagagggtTGCAGCTGTAGCAGCTGCAGCCGCAGCAGCCGCCCCTCACCACCCTCCTACATCTACctcttctgcctccacctctgctgtcCGCCAGGAGTTTGGCCTAATGGCCCATCATTTTGACCGCCCTCCTCACCTTGGACACCCAGGAGGAGGACTGATCGATGAGGAGCAGCGTGCACAGATCCTGAGGGAAGACTTTGAGCGGGCTCGCTACTTTGGGATGCACCCACACCTCCCTCCTGGCTCTCACCACTTAAGCCCCTCTCATGCTGCTACTGCCGCTCACCTGGAGCAGCTCCACCCTGGCCTTCTGTCCCACTCGCTCCCCCATGGAGCCTCTCCTGCTGCCCAGCACCACGCTGGCCTCTACGCCCGTCTAGGTCACCTAAACCCACACCACGTGCCCAATGGCATCCTGGCAAAGACCCCTGCAGGCTTGGTGGGAGCTCTGTCAGTGGGGGCACCGCCTCCACTCATTCCGTCCATCACCAGCCGGTCGTCCACACCTCCCCGCAGTTCTAGACTTGGAGGGCCAGGTGAGCTGGCACTGTACAGCGCCCACAAAGACGGAGAGTCCAGATAG